A single genomic interval of Labrus bergylta chromosome 18, fLabBer1.1, whole genome shotgun sequence harbors:
- the timm9 gene encoding mitochondrial import inner membrane translocase subunit Tim9, whose amino-acid sequence MAVQVTESDQIKQFKEFLGTYNKVTENCFMDCVKDFTTREVKLEESTCSESCLQKYLKMTQRISMRFQEYHIQQNEALAAKAGLLGQPR is encoded by the exons ATGGCCGTCCAGGTGACCGAGTCCGACCAGATCAAACAG TTTAAGGAGTTCTTGGGGACCTACAACAAGGTGACGGAGAACTGCTTCATGGACTGTGTCAAAGATTTCACCACCAGGGAGGTGAAGCTGGAGGAG TCGACCTGCTCCGAGTCTTGTCTGCAGAAGTACCTGAAAATGACTCAGCGGATCTCCATGAGGTTCCAGGAGTATCATATCCAGCAGAACGAGGCTCTGGCAGCTAAAGCCGGTCTGCTGGGTCAGCCCCGCTGA